TTTCAAACGTCCATCCACAGGCTGTGGGTTCACAAAATGGGTTTCAAGCATCCATCCACAGGCGGTGGGTTCACAAAATGGATCGTAAACGTACATTTGGCAGGGCTTATTTCCTTTTACCTTAAAAGATTGGGATAGGTGAAGCCGATGGCGTGCATCTAGCTGGTCCAATAGCGCTGCCAAAAGGGTGGCAGCGCTTAGCAGGTATGCCAAAAGGCGAAAAATTATAGCAAAAATTTAAAAAATTAACAGAATATAGCGATGGATTAACAGAACTTTTATAAGTTTATGGGCGAAACGCTCAAAAGTATTCTTTTAGATGAAAACAAAATCGATTCATTTAAGTAACCTTAGGGTTGTAGAGCTGCTAACCTTTCTGGAGCGCATTCTTCCGGTGCTCAACCAAAATGCTGCACTCAACGCCAAGCTAAAGCAAAAGGTCGACGAGCTGGTAAGGGCAACCCAGGAGCTCGCTGCGGCGCAGAGCCAGGGCTCGTTCGAGAACGAAACCAAGGCGGTAAAGCAGGCAGCCAAGAGGCTTAACGAAAGCATCAAGCTTTTCGTCAAGTTTGTAGATGCCTTTACCCACAGCGATAGTGCGGCAACCAAGGAGCAGGCCACCCTTATTCTCTCGGCCGTTAGGCGCGAGATGCCAACCCTTACCGGTGGAGTGCAAAAGGCGCAGCCGGGTGTTGTTGATGGGCTAAACCAGCTCTTTACCACCAACAGCCGCTATGCCGACTCGCTCGTAGCGCTTGGCGCCAAGCCGTTTTGGACCAAGGTGATGGACGAAAAGAGCAGCTTCGAAGGGGTGTACAGCAACCGTACCGCCGTTAAGGCCAGCGAAGAGGATGCCGAGTCGGCCTACGAGATCAGCAAAACGGTTCGACCTCAGGTAAAGGCCCTTCTCGAATTCCTCGACGATCTTTACAGCGTAGAGGAGAAGCCCGAATACGCCGATATGATTGGTAAGATTAACGTGGAGATCGATGCCGTAATGGCCGTAATCCACACCCGCGAAACGCTTGCCGAAAAGGCCAAAAAGGAAAAAGAGCAGAACCGTTCACAA
This window of the Acetobacteroides hydrogenigenes genome carries:
- a CDS encoding DUF6261 family protein, with the translated sequence MKTKSIHLSNLRVVELLTFLERILPVLNQNAALNAKLKQKVDELVRATQELAAAQSQGSFENETKAVKQAAKRLNESIKLFVKFVDAFTHSDSAATKEQATLILSAVRREMPTLTGGVQKAQPGVVDGLNQLFTTNSRYADSLVALGAKPFWTKVMDEKSSFEGVYSNRTAVKASEEDAESAYEISKTVRPQVKALLEFLDDLYSVEEKPEYADMIGKINVEIDAVMAVIHTRETLAEKAKKEKEQNRSQE